The DNA region CCCCCGTACGGCCGCCGTCTGCGCGGTGAGCGCGATGCTGCTCGGCGCTTGTGGGGGTGGTGGCGGCTCGGGCGGAACTGGGCCGGAGGAAACGCGCGCGCAGGACAGCCGCAACAGCTTTGCCGTGGCGACCGCCAGCCTGCCGTTCGCCGCCATGGACGGCGCCACGGTCGAGACCGACCGCTGGACGGGTATCAACGCCGGTGCGGGCTACCGCATCGAGGTGCCGAAGAACTGGAACGGCATGTTGGTCATGTACGCCCACGGCTATGCCGGCGAAGGCAACGCGCTGACGGTGTCCAACCCGGCCTTCCGGCGGTACTTGATCGAGAACGGCTACGCCTGGGCCGCGTCCAGCTACACCAAGAATTTCTACGACGTGCGCGTGGGCGTGGAAGACACCAACGCACTGGCCAACGCGTTCGTCGGCATCGCCGCCGCCAACGGCCGCGCGCTGCCCGAGCCCACCCGCACCTACCTGACGGGTGTGTCCATGGGCGGCCACATCACCGCCGCCGCCATCGAGGACGAGGCGCAGCGCACCGCCATCCACAAGCGCACCTACCAGGGCGCTTTGCCCATGTGCGCCGTGCTGGGAGACCTGTCGCTGTACAACTACTTCGGCGCTTACCAACTGGCCGCGCAAAAGCTCGCCGGCCTGCCCGCCGCCAGCGCACCTACGACCGACTGGGCCACGATCGCCCCGCAGGTGCGCAATGCCTTGTTCGGCAACCAGACATCGTTCTCGTCGGTCACGCCGCAAGGGCAGAAGCTCAAGGACATCGTGATGAACCTGACCGGCGGGCCGCGGCCGATCTTCGACCAGGGCTTTGCCAACGCGCCGCTGCAGAACACCGTGTGGGGCACCTTCGGGCGCGACGGCACCATCAACGGCATCCTGAACAAGCAGGGCATCGACACCACCGCCACCGTCTACCGCTTCAATGCCAGCGACGCCGAGGTGGCCAACTTCAACGCCACCATCGCCAAGTGGGTGCCCGCGCCGGATGCCAACCGCCTGCGCAGCGACGGACTGCGTTGGGTGCCGCAGGTCAACGGCCAGTTCCGCATCCCCGTGGTGACGCTGCACACGCTGGGCGACATGTACGTGCCCTTCCACATGGAACAGGTCTACCGCGACCGCGCCGAGGCCAACGGCAGCGGCCAGTGGCTGGTGCAGCGCGCCGTGCGCGCGCCGAGCCACTGTGACTTCACCGTGGCCGAGCAGTCCGAAGCGTTCAAGGCCCTGGCCGACTGGGTCGAGAAAGGCGTCAAACCGGCCGGCGACGACGTGAAGACGCCTGCCACCCTGGCCGATGCGCGTTATGGCTGTACCTACACCCGCAACGCTGGGGGGCGGGATGACAGCGCCACCACCGTGGCTACCCGCGCGGCCATGCCGGGGTGTGGTGGGAGCTGATCTTTTGTCAGCCCGCGCTTGTCGCTTCCCAGTGTGGGTTTCAGAGAGACGGAGCTGCGCTGAACCCATCCCTCGCGCGGCGTGTCATTCCGATGGGGCTGCCTGCAGCGTGGCCCATCCTCGCTGTGGAGGTGCTTAAGCGTTCAGCGGGCTCGGGGCCCTCCGCCGCAAGAGGCAGCGCGGCGCCACTACCAGCCGATCTTCTGGTTGGAGCCTCCTGTCCCACTGGAGCACGCTGACGTGCCCCTGGCGCAGGGCGTAACGTTTCGACAAATGGGCGCCGCACGCTGCAGCCTGTTCGGCAGTGGCCGCAAATTTCCTGTGTACTACCACCAGAGCCAAGCCGAGCCACGAAGCAGCGCCGGCTTGAATGATCGGTCAGGCCGCGTCCCCGAATTCGCGGACATGCGGCGCATACGCTGAAATAACGGAAACACACAGGCACTCTGAGACCACGAGCCACTCTTGCATGGCGTCGAGCGACGCGGTCACGTGCAGGAACTGCCCCGCAGCGCGTTCCCGCCAGCCGCCAGAAGTGACCTTGTAAAGAGCATGACCCGTGGTGAGAGGCGTTTGCCAATACCCCAGCATGTCCCCCTCATCCATCACCTGGAATGCCCGGGCGAAGACGAAGTGGATCTCAAGATAGCGGTCGACGCCTTCCGGGGCGGCTACAACAATACGCAAGCCGGAATTCGTGCTGTGGATTTCGGCGATGTCCGAGCCCCTATGCCACTCGAGTTCGGAGCCAACGGGTTCTAGGAGTGTCCGCATAAGGCCTCATGTTTGGCGTAAGGGGGCCGGTTGGGGGCCTGTTCGGGCGGAGGAAGGGGGGATTCTGAACGTGCCATTCCAGTCTTCGTTGTCCACCTTGACGCCTGACGAGAAAGTGAGGGGCGGCCCG from Paracidovorax wautersii includes:
- a CDS encoding alpha/beta hydrolase, with translation MLLGACGGGGGSGGTGPEETRAQDSRNSFAVATASLPFAAMDGATVETDRWTGINAGAGYRIEVPKNWNGMLVMYAHGYAGEGNALTVSNPAFRRYLIENGYAWAASSYTKNFYDVRVGVEDTNALANAFVGIAAANGRALPEPTRTYLTGVSMGGHITAAAIEDEAQRTAIHKRTYQGALPMCAVLGDLSLYNYFGAYQLAAQKLAGLPAASAPTTDWATIAPQVRNALFGNQTSFSSVTPQGQKLKDIVMNLTGGPRPIFDQGFANAPLQNTVWGTFGRDGTINGILNKQGIDTTATVYRFNASDAEVANFNATIAKWVPAPDANRLRSDGLRWVPQVNGQFRIPVVTLHTLGDMYVPFHMEQVYRDRAEANGSGQWLVQRAVRAPSHCDFTVAEQSEAFKALADWVEKGVKPAGDDVKTPATLADARYGCTYTRNAGGRDDSATTVATRAAMPGCGGS